A genomic region of Xiphophorus couchianus chromosome 9, X_couchianus-1.0, whole genome shotgun sequence contains the following coding sequences:
- the LOC114150455 gene encoding uncharacterized protein LOC114150455 isoform X1, whose product MNWDSQLNSILSVADGNVAKMRERLTSAGKFPEGAEVKRSGLNSHWDPPTSFCTARPDYRPPSSLRSGVQWADLAAIQSQLQIQSQLIESFSVKLNGLEREKQSQQYHIQTLQEEVRSLRGELWKKDRERADLSSDVERRMEQWRREVGRELSSLARGNDLRGDLKESFGSKLGRDELERLRRELDALKTQMRRQEEDMHLQLTEARETRRQCEHSHKTLEELTGSCRTHSSDLMRTLCRYSLTQQEVHQMRTAVSELKSEVRSLFHRGQELASSPQQLTSGDPPLPVPRSHSKGLTADEADSDSEDFSPTPSLSEISSDDLSWLEDKEPAPRRRKPRSAKSTRSDFTAPKSDVEDDGDDDLLNDVDVCPELESDLSLTDL is encoded by the exons ATGAACTGGGACAGTCAGTTAAACTCCATCCTGTCTGTAGCCGACGGCAACGTCGCTAAGATGAGG GAAAGACTGACCTCTGCTGGGAAATTCCCTGAAGGAGCAGAAG TGAAGAGGAGTGGATTAAATTCACATTGGGACCCTCCTACTTCTTTCTGCACAGCGCGCCCCGACTACAGGCCTCCCTCATCTCTCCGTTCGGGTGTGCAGTGGGCTGACCTCGCTGCCATTCAGTCACAGCTCCAGATACAGAGTCAG CTGATTGAGTCCTTCTCAGTGAAACTCAATGGCCTGGAGAGGGAGAAGCAGTCTCAGCAATACCACATCCAGACTCTGCAAG AGGAGGTGCGGAGTCTTCGTGGGGAGCTCTGGAAGAAGGACAGAGAAAGGGCAGACCTGAGTTCAGACGTGGAGCGAAGGATGGAGCAGTGGAGGAGAGAGGTTGGCCGTGAGCTCAGCAGCCTTGCGAGGGGAAACGACTTGCGAGGCGACCTGAAGGAGAG CTTCGGCTCCAAGCTCGGTCGGGACGAGCTGGAACGCCTGCGGAGAGAGCTGGATGCGCTGAAAACACAAATGA GGAGACAAGAGGAGGACATGCATCTCCAGCTGACGGAGGCGAGGGAGACGAGAAGACAATGTGAACACAGCCACAAG ACGCTGGAGGAGCTGACAGGCAGCTGCAGAACACACAGCAGCGATCTGATGAGGACGCTCTGCCGCTATTCGCTCACTCAGCAAGAAGTGCATCAGATGAG AACAGCTGTGTCAGAACTGAAGAGCGAAGTGAGGAGTCTCTTTCACCGAGGACAAGAGTTAGCATCTTCGCCGCAACAGCTCACATCGG GGGACCCGCCGCTCCCGGTCCCTCGGAGCCACAGCAAAGGACTCACAGCTGATGAGGCGGATTCAGACTCGGAGGATTTCAGTCCGACCCCGAGTCTCTCGGAGATCAGCTCTGATGATCTGTCCTGGCTGGAGGACAAAGAGCCTG CTCCACGACGACGGAAACCCCGGAGCGCCAAGTCCACACGGAGCGACTTCACTGCTCCGAAATCAGACGTGGAGGATGACGGTGACGATGATCTCCTTAATGACGTGGATGTTTGCCCAGAATTAGAATCTGACCTGAGTCTGACAGACCTCTAA
- the LOC114150455 gene encoding uncharacterized protein LOC114150455 isoform X2 — MNWDSQLNSILSVADGNVAKMRERLTSAGKFPEGAEARPDYRPPSSLRSGVQWADLAAIQSQLQIQSQLIESFSVKLNGLEREKQSQQYHIQTLQEEVRSLRGELWKKDRERADLSSDVERRMEQWRREVGRELSSLARGNDLRGDLKESFGSKLGRDELERLRRELDALKTQMRRQEEDMHLQLTEARETRRQCEHSHKTLEELTGSCRTHSSDLMRTLCRYSLTQQEVHQMRTAVSELKSEVRSLFHRGQELASSPQQLTSGDPPLPVPRSHSKGLTADEADSDSEDFSPTPSLSEISSDDLSWLEDKEPAPRRRKPRSAKSTRSDFTAPKSDVEDDGDDDLLNDVDVCPELESDLSLTDL, encoded by the exons ATGAACTGGGACAGTCAGTTAAACTCCATCCTGTCTGTAGCCGACGGCAACGTCGCTAAGATGAGG GAAAGACTGACCTCTGCTGGGAAATTCCCTGAAGGAGCAGAAG CGCGCCCCGACTACAGGCCTCCCTCATCTCTCCGTTCGGGTGTGCAGTGGGCTGACCTCGCTGCCATTCAGTCACAGCTCCAGATACAGAGTCAG CTGATTGAGTCCTTCTCAGTGAAACTCAATGGCCTGGAGAGGGAGAAGCAGTCTCAGCAATACCACATCCAGACTCTGCAAG AGGAGGTGCGGAGTCTTCGTGGGGAGCTCTGGAAGAAGGACAGAGAAAGGGCAGACCTGAGTTCAGACGTGGAGCGAAGGATGGAGCAGTGGAGGAGAGAGGTTGGCCGTGAGCTCAGCAGCCTTGCGAGGGGAAACGACTTGCGAGGCGACCTGAAGGAGAG CTTCGGCTCCAAGCTCGGTCGGGACGAGCTGGAACGCCTGCGGAGAGAGCTGGATGCGCTGAAAACACAAATGA GGAGACAAGAGGAGGACATGCATCTCCAGCTGACGGAGGCGAGGGAGACGAGAAGACAATGTGAACACAGCCACAAG ACGCTGGAGGAGCTGACAGGCAGCTGCAGAACACACAGCAGCGATCTGATGAGGACGCTCTGCCGCTATTCGCTCACTCAGCAAGAAGTGCATCAGATGAG AACAGCTGTGTCAGAACTGAAGAGCGAAGTGAGGAGTCTCTTTCACCGAGGACAAGAGTTAGCATCTTCGCCGCAACAGCTCACATCGG GGGACCCGCCGCTCCCGGTCCCTCGGAGCCACAGCAAAGGACTCACAGCTGATGAGGCGGATTCAGACTCGGAGGATTTCAGTCCGACCCCGAGTCTCTCGGAGATCAGCTCTGATGATCTGTCCTGGCTGGAGGACAAAGAGCCTG CTCCACGACGACGGAAACCCCGGAGCGCCAAGTCCACACGGAGCGACTTCACTGCTCCGAAATCAGACGTGGAGGATGACGGTGACGATGATCTCCTTAATGACGTGGATGTTTGCCCAGAATTAGAATCTGACCTGAGTCTGACAGACCTCTAA
- the LOC114150456 gene encoding putative protein TPRXL, producing MMMMKKIEMMEAKLWFALCALLLVNMGSADKDAEATTVQTPEPTKNSEFRTSVTQQPSVSHGASNLFTKAPGTGTNATNTTGAFSTPAPHTTQSTSNHTTPLHDAITSSTPSNNSTQNETSSPTSVSAPNATTMAAAAATAASTVSTSAFNATSSRDATTYQPSTAANQATTKLSSVNATTLPNITSTQAESSPQLTIKGSNSPDSPRLDPLLVGLVSAFIIAAIVITLLLFLKFRRSQSGPQFHRLQDLPMDDMMEETPLSMYSY from the exons atgatgatgatgaagaagatcGAGATGATGGAGGCCAAACTCTGGTTTGCTCTTTGTGCGCTTTTGCTCGTTAACATGGGATCCGCTGATAAag aTGCTGAAGCAACGACTGTGCAGACACCTGAACCGACCAAGAATTCAGAGTTCAGGACATCAGTGACTCAGCAGCCATCAGTGTCCCATGGTGCTTCCAACCTTTTCACTAAAGCCCCTGGAACTGGAACCAACGCCACAAACACGACCGGAGCTTTCTCCACACCCGCGCCACATACGACTCAGTCTACATCGAATCACACAACACCTTTACATGACGCTATAACCTCTTCGACGCCTTCAAACAACTCCACTCAAAATGAAACCTCCTCCCCCACTTCTGTCTCAGCACCTAACGCCACGACGATGGCGGCGGCAGCGGCTACAGCCGCCAGCACCGTTTCCACTTCGGCGTTCAACGCCACGTCGTCTCGAGACGCCACCACTTATCAGCCGTCCACAGCTGCTAATCAGGCAACAACTAAACTCTCCTCAGTCAATGCCACGACCCTGCCGAACATCACCTCCACCCAAGCAGAGAGTTCACCCCAGCTCACCATCAAGGGCAGCA ATTCTCCTGACTCTCCCAGACTGGACCCCCTTCTGGTTGGCTTGGTGTCGGCGTTCATCATCGCTGCCATCGTCATCACGCTGCTGCTCTTCCTCAAGTTCCGCCGAAGTCAAAGCGGACCACAGTTTCACCGGCTGCAGGACCTACCAATG gACGACATGATGGAGGAAACACCCCTGTCCATGTACAGCTACTGA
- the mmachc gene encoding cyanocobalamin reductase / alkylcobalamin dealkylase isoform X2, protein MPRVTNATMAASSASVEGVIGPLGSVLTKLGFEVCPLKVGWYNSVLPPSFHLPYPDDALAVVVLSTPAMFEQAFLPFLEHSSIQKPSDPVDQCVRHCVSTAVSQCFPELKVDVRYDYELLPSRKPKFLAQTAAHVSGAAFYYQQSDVTDQPWAGRKMFGVCIHPSFGGWFAIRALLVFEDVAVGPELVQPDPPDCVASREDRIKLLEAFNLHWQDWSYRDIVPVGQTYSERQKEYFSTPPAQRLALLRSWGLLPKEEAQPDLSPCEQNQANGHG, encoded by the exons ATGCCTCGCGTTACCAACGCAACAATGGCGGCTTCCTCTGCCAGTGTGGAGGGTGTAATAGGACCACTAGGCAGCGTTTTGACTAAACTAGGGTTTGAAGTGTGCCCTCTAAAG GTAGGCTGGTATAACTCAGTGTTGCCTCCTTCCTTTCACCTGCCTTACCCAGATGATGCCTTGGCCGTGGTGGTGCTCAGCACTCCTGCTATGTTTGAACAAGCCTTCCTGCCCTTCTTGGAGCACAGCAGCATTCAGAAGCCGTCCGACCCTGTGGACCAATGTGTCCGGCACTGTGTCTCCACTGCAGTCTCACAG TGTTTTCCAGAACTGAAGGTGGATGTGAGGTACGACTATGAGCTGCTGCCAAGCAGGAAGCCAAAGTTCTTGGCGCAGACTGCCGCGCACGTGTCTGGAGCGGCGTTCTACTACCAGCAGTCTGACGTCACAGACCAACCCTGGGCCGGAAGA AAGATGTTTGGAGTTTGCATTCACCCGAGCTTCGGCGGCTGGTTTGCCATCCGGGCCCTGCTGGTGTTTGAGGATGTGGCGGTGGGCCCTGAGCTGGTGCAGCCCGATCCTCCGGACTGCGTTGCTTCCAGAGAAGACAGAATCAAGCTGCTGGAGGCCTTTAACCTCCACTGGCAG GACTGGAGCTACCGAGACATCGTCCCTGTGGGACAGACCTACTCGGAGAGACAGAAGGAGTACTTCTCCACTCCCCCGGCTCAGCGCCTCGCCCTGCTCAGGAGTTGGGGTCTTTTGCCAAAAGAAGAGGCCCAACCTGATCTCAGCCCATGTGAGCAGAACCAGGCCAACGGACACGGCTGA
- the mmachc gene encoding cyanocobalamin reductase / alkylcobalamin dealkylase isoform X3, with amino-acid sequence MAASSASVEGVIGPLGSVLTKLGFEVCPLKVGWYNSVLPPSFHLPYPDDALAVVVLSTPAMFEQAFLPFLEHSSIQKPSDPVDQCVRHCVSTAVSQCFPELKVDVRYDYELLPSRKPKFLAQTAAHVSGAAFYYQQSDVTDQPWAGRKMFGVCIHPSFGGWFAIRALLVFEDVAVGPELVQPDPPDCVASREDRIKLLEAFNLHWQDWSYRDIVPVGQTYSERQKEYFSTPPAQRLALLRSWGLLPKEEAQPDLSPCSTGSQADEL; translated from the exons ATGGCGGCTTCCTCTGCCAGTGTGGAGGGTGTAATAGGACCACTAGGCAGCGTTTTGACTAAACTAGGGTTTGAAGTGTGCCCTCTAAAG GTAGGCTGGTATAACTCAGTGTTGCCTCCTTCCTTTCACCTGCCTTACCCAGATGATGCCTTGGCCGTGGTGGTGCTCAGCACTCCTGCTATGTTTGAACAAGCCTTCCTGCCCTTCTTGGAGCACAGCAGCATTCAGAAGCCGTCCGACCCTGTGGACCAATGTGTCCGGCACTGTGTCTCCACTGCAGTCTCACAG TGTTTTCCAGAACTGAAGGTGGATGTGAGGTACGACTATGAGCTGCTGCCAAGCAGGAAGCCAAAGTTCTTGGCGCAGACTGCCGCGCACGTGTCTGGAGCGGCGTTCTACTACCAGCAGTCTGACGTCACAGACCAACCCTGGGCCGGAAGA AAGATGTTTGGAGTTTGCATTCACCCGAGCTTCGGCGGCTGGTTTGCCATCCGGGCCCTGCTGGTGTTTGAGGATGTGGCGGTGGGCCCTGAGCTGGTGCAGCCCGATCCTCCGGACTGCGTTGCTTCCAGAGAAGACAGAATCAAGCTGCTGGAGGCCTTTAACCTCCACTGGCAG GACTGGAGCTACCGAGACATCGTCCCTGTGGGACAGACCTACTCGGAGAGACAGAAGGAGTACTTCTCCACTCCCCCGGCTCAGCGCCTCGCCCTGCTCAGGAGTTGGGGTCTTTTGCCAAAAGAAGAGGCCCAACCTGATCTCAGCCCAT GTTCAACTGGCAGCCAGGCTGATGAATTATAG
- the mmachc gene encoding cyanocobalamin reductase / alkylcobalamin dealkylase isoform X1, whose translation MAASSASVEGVIGPLGSVLTKLGFEVCPLKVGWYNSVLPPSFHLPYPDDALAVVVLSTPAMFEQAFLPFLEHSSIQKPSDPVDQCVRHCVSTAVSQCFPELKVDVRYDYELLPSRKPKFLAQTAAHVSGAAFYYQQSDVTDQPWAGRKMFGVCIHPSFGGWFAIRALLVFEDVAVGPELVQPDPPDCVASREDRIKLLEAFNLHWTGATETSSLWDRPTRRDRRSTSPLPRLSASPCSGVGVFCQKKRPNLISAHVQLAARLMNYRCGLPLLLQAGDRLTTLNCD comes from the exons ATGGCGGCTTCCTCTGCCAGTGTGGAGGGTGTAATAGGACCACTAGGCAGCGTTTTGACTAAACTAGGGTTTGAAGTGTGCCCTCTAAAG GTAGGCTGGTATAACTCAGTGTTGCCTCCTTCCTTTCACCTGCCTTACCCAGATGATGCCTTGGCCGTGGTGGTGCTCAGCACTCCTGCTATGTTTGAACAAGCCTTCCTGCCCTTCTTGGAGCACAGCAGCATTCAGAAGCCGTCCGACCCTGTGGACCAATGTGTCCGGCACTGTGTCTCCACTGCAGTCTCACAG TGTTTTCCAGAACTGAAGGTGGATGTGAGGTACGACTATGAGCTGCTGCCAAGCAGGAAGCCAAAGTTCTTGGCGCAGACTGCCGCGCACGTGTCTGGAGCGGCGTTCTACTACCAGCAGTCTGACGTCACAGACCAACCCTGGGCCGGAAGA AAGATGTTTGGAGTTTGCATTCACCCGAGCTTCGGCGGCTGGTTTGCCATCCGGGCCCTGCTGGTGTTTGAGGATGTGGCGGTGGGCCCTGAGCTGGTGCAGCCCGATCCTCCGGACTGCGTTGCTTCCAGAGAAGACAGAATCAAGCTGCTGGAGGCCTTTAACCTCCACTG GACTGGAGCTACCGAGACATCGTCCCTGTGGGACAGACCTACTCGGAGAGACAGAAGGAGTACTTCTCCACTCCCCCGGCTCAGCGCCTCGCCCTGCTCAGGAGTTGGGGTCTTTTGCCAAAAGAAGAGGCCCAACCTGATCTCAGCCCAT GTTCAACTGGCAGCCAGGCTGATGAATTATAGATGTGGACTCCCTCTGCTCCTCCAGGCCGGCGACAGACTGACGACTTTAAACTGTGACTAA
- the mmachc gene encoding cyanocobalamin reductase / alkylcobalamin dealkylase isoform X4 has translation MFEQAFLPFLEHSSIQKPSDPVDQCVRHCVSTAVSQCFPELKVDVRYDYELLPSRKPKFLAQTAAHVSGAAFYYQQSDVTDQPWAGRKMFGVCIHPSFGGWFAIRALLVFEDVAVGPELVQPDPPDCVASREDRIKLLEAFNLHWTGATETSSLWDRPTRRDRRSTSPLPRLSASPCSGVGVFCQKKRPNLISAHVQLAARLMNYRCGLPLLLQAGDRLTTLNCD, from the exons ATGTTTGAACAAGCCTTCCTGCCCTTCTTGGAGCACAGCAGCATTCAGAAGCCGTCCGACCCTGTGGACCAATGTGTCCGGCACTGTGTCTCCACTGCAGTCTCACAG TGTTTTCCAGAACTGAAGGTGGATGTGAGGTACGACTATGAGCTGCTGCCAAGCAGGAAGCCAAAGTTCTTGGCGCAGACTGCCGCGCACGTGTCTGGAGCGGCGTTCTACTACCAGCAGTCTGACGTCACAGACCAACCCTGGGCCGGAAGA AAGATGTTTGGAGTTTGCATTCACCCGAGCTTCGGCGGCTGGTTTGCCATCCGGGCCCTGCTGGTGTTTGAGGATGTGGCGGTGGGCCCTGAGCTGGTGCAGCCCGATCCTCCGGACTGCGTTGCTTCCAGAGAAGACAGAATCAAGCTGCTGGAGGCCTTTAACCTCCACTG GACTGGAGCTACCGAGACATCGTCCCTGTGGGACAGACCTACTCGGAGAGACAGAAGGAGTACTTCTCCACTCCCCCGGCTCAGCGCCTCGCCCTGCTCAGGAGTTGGGGTCTTTTGCCAAAAGAAGAGGCCCAACCTGATCTCAGCCCAT GTTCAACTGGCAGCCAGGCTGATGAATTATAGATGTGGACTCCCTCTGCTCCTCCAGGCCGGCGACAGACTGACGACTTTAAACTGTGACTAA